A genomic window from Daphnia carinata strain CSIRO-1 chromosome 9, CSIRO_AGI_Dcar_HiC_V3, whole genome shotgun sequence includes:
- the LOC130685749 gene encoding vitelline membrane outer layer protein 1 homolog has translation MLKLVLNFFLLSVAIGVNCQTEETVIPTLPPSTTRAPREIITVTNGGTEGEWGPLEHCPSGSRVVSYQTRNELATPRFDDTALNTIVLFCNDQSVTNLTSSVRFSGDYHAVQTCPFGGYMKSFQLRVSPNGTEADNTAANDIRFRCSNGGEINGLGNTHGDWGQYSEECANGLCGIETRVQPYDGGIGHYDNTALNDVRFTCCK, from the exons ATGTTGAAACTCGTGCTAAACTTTTTCCTGCTGTCCGTAGCCATCGGTGTCAATTGCCAAACTGAAGAGACCGTTATACCAACGCTACCACCCAGTACCACTAGAGCACCAAGAGAAATTATCACAGTAACTAATGGTGGAACGGAGGGTGAATGGGGACCGTTGGAGCATTGCCCAAGTGGATCGAGGGTCGTCAGTTACCAGACTCGAAATGAGCTCGCCACACCCCGATTTGACGACACTGCGCTCAACACCATCGTTCTCTTTTGCAACGATCAATCTGTCACCAACCTCACATCCTCAGTTAGATT TTCTGGAGATTATCACGCGGTTCAGACGTGTCCTTTCGGTGGCTACATGAAGAGTTTCCAGTTGCGGGTAAGTCCTAATGGAACTGAAGCGGACAACACTGCAGCAAATGACATCCGTTTTCGATGTTCCAATGGTGGTGAAATTAACGGCCTTGGCAACACTCACGGCGATTGGGGTCAGTACAGCGAAGAATGTGCAAATGGCCTTTGCGGAATCGAAACTCGTGTCCAACCGTACGACGGAGGAATTGGTCACTACGACAACACGGCCTTGAATGACGTTCGCTTCACCTGTTGCAAATGA
- the LOC130685750 gene encoding uncharacterized protein LOC130685750 produces the protein MAMAMDDSDTISYGQNVAKMLDIYKNGTAPYSTAVDNLVKLTFSIRRIRVMQWIPESGRIEKFIDSHCPFLKHQTFLFFEFELIMKKPCEIFREMWTQSAKFIIEAAKTTNKKQVASLLSSKPFQNMSPEMCSRAALELLPFLVPGKGRGDKAARHLVDSRMESANLASCIEQETRGSPFILYIGSTIHLILEGKPFVRFNTTADAVIGLMASYYVFHFKYSNKVQNALLFLQSYVLGVKDEATDTCPSVHSFSALVDKMKTSSLCL, from the exons ATGGCAATGGCAATGG ATGACAGCGATACCATATCTTATGGTCAAAATGTAGCCAAGATGTTGGATATTTATAAAAACGGAACGGCCCCTTATAGTACTGCAGTGGACAATCTCGTCAAACTTACTTTCTCGATCAGAAGAATTCGAGTTATGCAATGGATACCTGAATCAGGCAGAATTGAGAAATTCATAGACAGCCACTGCCCATTTCTTAAACATCAAACTTTT CTTTTCTTCGAGTTTGAATTAATAATGAAGAAACCATGCGAAATTTTTCGAGAAATGTGGACCCAATCTGCCAAATTCATCATTGAAGCAGCGAAAACTacaaataagaaacaagtaGCATCTCTATTATCGTCCAAACCTTTTCAGAACATGTCGCCTG AAATGTGTTCGAGAGCTGCCCTTGAATTATTACCATTCTTGGTTCCTGGAAAAGGAAGAGGTGATAAAGCAGCTCGACATTTAGTCGATTCCAGAATG GAATCAGCTAACCTTGCAAGTTGCATCGAACAGGAAACAAGGGGATCGCCGTTTATCCTATACATCGGATCGACAATCCACCTCATTTTGGAGGGTAAACCATTTGTGAGATTTAACACAACTGCGGATGCTGTTATTGGATTAATGGCAAGCTACTACGTCTTTCACTTCAAATACAGCAACAAGGTTCAAAACGCATTGCTGTTTCTTCAGTCCTACGTTTTAGGCGTAAAGGACGAAGCAACTGATACTTGTCCATCCGTCCATTCCTTTTCCGCACTGGTGGATAAAATGAAGACTTCTTCATTGTGTTTGTAA